A section of the Rossellomorea marisflavi genome encodes:
- a CDS encoding ABC transporter ATP-binding protein, whose product MDFSIVCKGLRKEFQGDGIKTRALDEVNATFKKGEFVSIVGTSGSGKSTLLSILGTLDSPTSGSILYNNEDIKTYNKNGLADFRFNHIGFIFQQFHLLPTLTSLENVMAPLFSRNVAYNKKERAEAVLERVGLKDKMNSLPSQLSGGQQQRVAIARAIVHEPHWLLADEPTGNLDTETGDIIFSLLTELNREKGCGVIFVTHDPALAAKADRMIEMKDGKILSDKELARV is encoded by the coding sequence ATGGACTTTTCCATCGTATGCAAAGGGTTGAGGAAGGAATTCCAGGGGGACGGCATCAAGACGCGCGCCCTGGACGAAGTGAATGCCACATTCAAGAAGGGTGAGTTCGTGTCCATCGTCGGGACATCGGGATCGGGGAAATCGACCCTCCTGAGTATACTCGGCACATTGGACAGTCCCACTTCCGGGAGCATCCTCTATAACAACGAAGACATTAAAACCTATAACAAAAACGGGCTAGCCGATTTCAGGTTCAATCATATCGGCTTCATCTTCCAGCAGTTTCATCTGCTTCCGACCCTCACATCACTGGAAAACGTCATGGCGCCCCTTTTCTCAAGGAATGTAGCATATAACAAAAAAGAACGGGCAGAGGCCGTCCTTGAGCGGGTGGGGCTGAAGGATAAAATGAACTCCCTGCCGTCCCAGCTTTCAGGCGGACAGCAGCAGAGGGTGGCGATCGCCAGGGCCATTGTGCATGAGCCCCACTGGCTCCTTGCCGATGAGCCGACAGGGAACCTTGATACGGAGACTGGGGATATCATCTTTTCCCTTCTGACCGAACTGAATCGCGAGAAGGGCTGCGGGGTGATTTTCGTGACCCATGATCCGGCCCTTGCTGCCAAGGCAGACCGGATGATCGAGATGAAAGACGGGAAGATCCTCTCGGATAAGGAGCTGGCCCGGGTATGA
- a CDS encoding heavy metal translocating P-type ATPase yields the protein MKEYKLQGLSCSNCAREMEEEINKLDNGEGSRILYNSSKMVLTDGVDMGRVEKILHADGAAIQKDDHDHGDHDHDHSHTSSSRMKLLLGISAVIFLLAIFVDSMIDHPVSIALYLSAAAISGYPTFIKGAKNLFRLKFNIDTLMTIALIGAFSIGEWKEGTLVAILFGVNELLEGMGMEKARRSMEELLKVAPKEAILLKDGEESVVPIASLKVGDIVLVKSGQKIPSDGIIESGKSSVNEAAITGEAMPVEKQPGEAVFGGSINNEGVLKVSIQKEYHDSSLAKILHLVEEAQETKTPTEQFINKFAKYYTPLIMIIAVLVIVIPPLFLNGEWGAWFYQGLAVLIVGCPCALILSSPIAIVSGIARNAKNGILVKGGVFLEQLGKIDTIAFDKTGTLTKGEPHVEQVKIYDERFFTIAGSIEKSSSHPIAKAVMERLAGEDLTFIEPEEINTITGQGVAAILNGRTYKVGNENSISFPLSEEMNGEIQQLKREGYTLVIVSDEEQVLGLFGITDEIREESHDIIERLHAAGIKRTVMLTGDHDRTAEKVASKVGLTDYYASLLPDEKVAKVKELTKSGRVAMVGDGINDAPALATADLGIAMGKGTDSAIETADLVLMQDHLGKLPTAIRIAKRVNRIIKINITFALGLKLIALLLTIPGLLTLWIAILSDMGATILVTLISLTVMIGEKKQSSL from the coding sequence ATGAAAGAATACAAACTCCAGGGTCTATCCTGTAGCAACTGCGCGCGGGAAATGGAAGAGGAGATCAATAAGCTTGATAACGGGGAAGGATCCAGGATCCTGTACAACAGCAGCAAAATGGTGCTCACAGACGGGGTCGACATGGGACGTGTGGAGAAGATTTTGCACGCAGACGGAGCCGCCATCCAGAAGGATGATCATGACCACGGTGATCACGATCATGACCATTCCCATACAAGCAGCAGCCGGATGAAATTGCTCCTTGGTATATCTGCGGTCATTTTCCTCCTGGCGATTTTCGTTGATTCCATGATCGATCATCCTGTATCCATCGCCCTCTATCTATCTGCTGCCGCCATCAGCGGATATCCGACGTTCATCAAGGGAGCGAAGAACCTGTTCCGCCTGAAGTTCAACATCGATACGCTCATGACCATCGCCCTCATCGGGGCCTTCTCCATAGGTGAATGGAAGGAAGGCACACTTGTGGCCATCCTGTTCGGCGTCAATGAGCTCCTGGAAGGCATGGGCATGGAGAAAGCACGACGCTCCATGGAAGAGCTGTTGAAAGTGGCACCGAAGGAAGCCATCCTGTTGAAAGACGGGGAAGAGAGCGTCGTTCCGATCGCAAGCCTCAAGGTGGGGGACATCGTCCTCGTGAAGTCCGGGCAGAAAATCCCGTCTGACGGAATCATCGAATCAGGCAAAAGTTCCGTGAACGAAGCTGCCATCACTGGGGAAGCGATGCCCGTTGAAAAACAACCGGGAGAAGCCGTATTCGGAGGAAGCATCAACAACGAAGGGGTCCTGAAGGTATCCATCCAGAAGGAATACCATGATTCATCCCTCGCCAAGATCCTCCATCTGGTGGAGGAGGCACAGGAGACGAAGACCCCGACCGAGCAGTTCATCAATAAATTTGCTAAGTATTACACGCCGCTCATTATGATCATTGCGGTCCTTGTTATCGTCATCCCGCCCCTGTTCCTGAACGGCGAGTGGGGAGCATGGTTCTACCAAGGGCTTGCCGTCCTCATCGTCGGCTGTCCGTGCGCCTTGATCCTGTCGTCTCCCATCGCCATCGTCTCAGGGATTGCCCGTAACGCCAAAAACGGGATCCTCGTCAAAGGCGGGGTATTCCTCGAGCAGCTCGGGAAAATCGACACCATTGCCTTCGATAAGACCGGTACGCTCACAAAAGGGGAGCCCCATGTGGAGCAGGTGAAGATCTACGACGAGCGGTTCTTCACCATCGCCGGATCCATCGAGAAATCGTCCTCCCACCCCATCGCCAAAGCCGTCATGGAGCGACTGGCAGGAGAGGACCTCACGTTCATCGAACCCGAGGAGATCAACACGATCACCGGGCAAGGGGTCGCTGCCATTCTGAACGGCCGGACGTATAAGGTGGGGAATGAGAACAGTATCTCTTTCCCACTGTCTGAAGAAATGAACGGTGAAATCCAACAGCTCAAACGGGAAGGCTATACCCTGGTCATCGTCTCCGATGAAGAGCAGGTCCTCGGCCTCTTCGGCATCACCGATGAGATCCGGGAAGAGAGCCATGACATCATCGAACGCCTCCACGCAGCAGGCATCAAGCGGACGGTCATGCTCACGGGCGACCACGACCGCACTGCCGAGAAAGTCGCAAGCAAAGTCGGGCTGACCGACTATTATGCGAGCCTATTGCCGGATGAAAAGGTCGCCAAGGTCAAGGAACTCACGAAGAGCGGACGCGTAGCCATGGTGGGCGACGGCATCAATGATGCTCCGGCCCTCGCCACGGCCGACCTCGGGATTGCCATGGGGAAAGGGACCGACAGCGCCATCGAAACCGCCGACCTCGTCCTCATGCAGGACCATCTCGGCAAGCTCCCAACGGCCATCAGGATCGCCAAACGGGTGAATCGCATCATCAAGATCAACATCACCTTCGCCCTGGGACTCAAGCTCATCGCCCTGCTCCTCACGATCCCAGGACTGCTTACGCTCTGGATCGCCATCCTGTCCGACATGGGTGCCACAATCCTCGTCACGCTGATCAGTCTGACGGTCATGATTGGGGAAAAGAAACAGAGTTCATTATAG
- a CDS encoding ArsR/SmtB family transcription factor translates to MVTQTFKALSEPTRVRILHLLAQKEHSVNEIAEKLSLLQTTVSHQLRFLKNLRLVKYRRQGTTLFYSADDDHVMNLLQQTIHHARHH, encoded by the coding sequence ATGGTCACACAGACATTCAAGGCTTTATCCGAGCCGACGCGGGTGAGGATCCTGCACTTATTGGCGCAAAAGGAGCATTCAGTCAATGAAATTGCCGAGAAGCTTTCACTCTTGCAGACGACGGTTTCACATCAGCTCAGGTTCTTGAAGAATCTCCGTCTCGTCAAGTATCGCCGACAGGGAACGACCCTATTTTATTCAGCAGATGACGACCATGTGATGAATCTTTTGCAGCAAACGATCCACCACGCACGGCACCATTAA
- a CDS encoding GNAT family N-acetyltransferase produces MTNHYTIRHAQLQDAPRLSAIRPIIDGETEFMDREKGEAFITPEGFRTIIQTDEETPNHLFLVAETDGEIVGFSRCEGSPLKRSAHKVEFGVCLLKAHWGNGIGRRLLEQSLQWADIQQIRKVTLTVLADNHKAIKLYEQYGFKTEGILVDDKRLSDGTYHDTLIMGRIQTPQ; encoded by the coding sequence ATGACCAACCACTATACGATACGCCATGCACAGCTACAGGATGCACCCCGACTATCAGCCATCCGTCCCATCATCGATGGCGAGACGGAATTCATGGATCGGGAAAAAGGGGAGGCCTTCATCACGCCTGAAGGATTCCGCACGATCATCCAAACGGATGAAGAAACGCCCAATCATCTTTTCCTTGTGGCGGAAACGGACGGTGAGATCGTAGGATTCTCCCGGTGTGAAGGAAGTCCACTGAAACGTTCCGCCCATAAAGTCGAATTCGGCGTCTGCCTCCTGAAGGCCCACTGGGGAAACGGCATCGGACGCAGGCTCCTTGAACAGTCGCTGCAGTGGGCAGACATCCAGCAGATCAGAAAGGTCACCCTCACCGTCCTCGCCGATAACCATAAAGCCATCAAGCTCTACGAACAGTATGGCTTTAAAACCGAAGGCATCCTGGTGGATGACAAACGGTTGAGCGATGGAACCTACCATGACACCCTGATCATGGGAAGGATCCAAACGCCGCAATGA